Below is a genomic region from Paenibacillus pabuli.
CTTCAAAAACCGACTAAAAAAGCTCATAGCCACTCCCCTCCCTGTTCAGGCAGCCCGAGCTGCCTCACATTCATCTAATCTGATATTAGGCGGTAAACGGCTCCGTATTTCGGTCCGTCCGTGAAAAACAGCCTCACATAGTCATCCTTGGCCACTTCCACGGGCGGCATCTCGTTTCTTCCTGGAGCAAAATCACTGACAAAAGGATACACCGTGCCATCTTCCTTATGAAGTGGAACTCCGCCCTGCTTGCGTACATAACAAAGGGCTTCCTTAGGCACGGGTACTTCAGCCGTTACAGTCATGATTACACTTTTTCGTTTTTGAAAAAAACCGCTTTTGTACCGAATGGAGAAACGGATATCCGCCTTGCCTGCACTGGCGATGACCATATTCTCGTCATTCTGCTGACGCAGCAGCACCGGACCGTCTTCCTCCATTCGGCAAACATGTATCGTGTACCGGATGGCACCAAACCCTGTCATCCGG
It encodes:
- a CDS encoding beta-mannanase yields the protein MRYADADPSVPLIRRLTLAVDDGDCTLRWLWPEGVEAVYVERLELEMVEGGQSRDQTVPGKLKLYTREEYKASNGYTDRMTGFGAIRYTIHVCRMEEDGPVLLRQQNDENMVIASAGKADIRFSIRYKSGFFQKRKSVIMTVTAEVPVPKEALCYVRKQGGVPLHKEDGTVYPFVSDFAPGRNEMPPVEVAKDDYVRLFFTDGPKYGAVYRLISD